A stretch of the Betaproteobacteria bacterium genome encodes the following:
- the argA gene encoding amino-acid N-acetyltransferase: MPALSETFVQWVRAAAPFVHVFRGGTFVIAFDGEVVADGRFAQIVQDLNLLASLGVRLVLVHGTRPQIDALMEERGLHPRYVRDIRVTDEATLKCVKEANGRVRLEIEALLSMGLPNSPMANSTIRVASGNFIIARPRGVLDGVDLQYSGEVRKVNADMLQARLVDGEIALVSPLGYSPTGEIFNLTVEDVAAAVAVALRADKLIFLLEGPGIANAKGQLLRELTVSDAEKLLARPTRLAIDVQLYLPPAIAAVKNGVRRAHFLDRDREGALLLELFSQEGVGSMLTQDPLETLRPARIEDVGGILLLIEPLEREGVLVKRGRELIEREIGHFFVVEHDGIIIGCGALYPFPESRSAELAGLAVQPSRRDAGVGERLLEFIEDEARRRRFNRLFALTTRATHWFIERGFVEAGVDELPAKKQAIYNLQRNSKVLIKSLKGGK; the protein is encoded by the coding sequence ATGCCGGCCCTCTCCGAGACCTTCGTGCAATGGGTGCGCGCCGCCGCGCCTTTCGTGCACGTCTTCCGCGGCGGCACCTTCGTCATCGCCTTCGACGGCGAGGTGGTGGCCGACGGACGCTTCGCGCAGATCGTGCAGGATCTCAACCTGCTGGCGAGCCTGGGCGTGCGCCTCGTGCTCGTGCACGGCACCCGCCCGCAGATCGACGCCTTGATGGAGGAGCGGGGACTGCACCCGCGCTACGTGCGCGACATCCGCGTGACGGACGAGGCAACGCTCAAGTGCGTGAAGGAGGCGAACGGACGGGTGCGTCTCGAGATCGAGGCGCTGCTCTCGATGGGACTGCCCAACTCGCCGATGGCGAACTCGACCATCCGCGTTGCCAGCGGCAACTTCATCATCGCCCGCCCGCGCGGGGTGCTGGATGGCGTCGATCTGCAGTATTCCGGCGAGGTGCGCAAGGTCAACGCCGACATGCTGCAGGCGCGTCTCGTCGACGGCGAGATCGCGCTGGTGTCGCCGCTCGGCTATTCGCCGACCGGCGAAATCTTCAACCTGACGGTGGAGGACGTCGCCGCCGCGGTGGCGGTAGCCCTGCGCGCCGACAAGCTCATCTTCCTGCTGGAAGGCCCCGGAATCGCCAACGCCAAGGGACAGCTGCTGCGTGAGCTCACCGTGTCGGATGCCGAGAAGCTCCTCGCGCGCCCGACGCGGCTGGCGATCGACGTGCAGCTCTATCTGCCGCCGGCGATCGCCGCAGTGAAGAACGGCGTGCGGCGTGCCCATTTTCTCGACCGCGATCGCGAAGGCGCGCTGCTGCTCGAACTCTTCTCCCAGGAAGGGGTGGGCAGCATGCTGACGCAGGACCCGCTGGAGACGCTGCGACCGGCGCGCATCGAGGATGTCGGCGGGATCCTGCTGCTGATCGAGCCGCTGGAACGCGAAGGCGTGCTCGTCAAGCGCGGGCGCGAGCTGATCGAGCGCGAGATCGGTCACTTCTTCGTCGTCGAGCACGATGGCATCATCATCGGCTGCGGCGCGCTCTATCCGTTTCCGGAATCCCGCTCGGCGGAGCTCGCCGGCCTCGCCGTGCAGCCCAGCCGCCGCGACGCGGGTGTCGGCGAGCGTCTGCTCGAATTCATCGAGGACGAGGCACGCCGGCGCCGCTTCAACCGGCTCTTTGCGCTCACGACGCGCGCAACGCACTGGTTCATCGAGCGCGGCTTCGTCGAGGCGGGGGTGGACGAACTCCCCGCGAAGAAGCAGGCGATCTACAATCT